A DNA window from Carnobacterium funditum DSM 5970 contains the following coding sequences:
- the lysA gene encoding diaminopimelate decarboxylase, which yields MDERLLTGTMKINETNHLEIGGIDTVDLVKKYGTPLYVYDIKAVKQKAQTFKTAFSKRKIKAQVAYASKAFSCLAIYQVMAKEGMSLDVVSGGELYTAIKAEYPSGKIHFHGNNKSDDEIIAGLDYQIGCFVVDNFHELDRLNQFTTERKQKMTILIRVTPGVEAHTHDYISTGQSDSKFGFDLENGQAKQAAILASQMPFIDVIGLHSHIGSQIFELEGFNLAINKILDYSKKWKDQFGFNLKVLNVGGGFGIQYTIEDKPMLIEEYIDSIISEVESVTDTLGLEMPEIWVEPGRSLVGDAGITLYETGSQKSIPEVRNYLAIDGGMSDNIRPALYGAKYTGVFANRVNDKPDGLYSIAGKCCESGDMLIWDLPLPGPQKKDILAVFSTGAYGYAMANNYNRIPRPPVIFVENGIAFLAIQRESYSDLMKLEHSLI from the coding sequence ATGGACGAACGTTTACTGACAGGTACAATGAAAATAAATGAAACCAATCATCTTGAAATTGGTGGCATAGACACTGTCGATTTAGTGAAGAAATATGGCACCCCATTATACGTTTATGATATAAAAGCCGTTAAACAAAAAGCTCAAACTTTTAAAACAGCTTTTTCTAAAAGAAAGATAAAAGCTCAAGTTGCCTATGCGAGTAAAGCTTTTTCTTGTCTAGCTATATACCAGGTAATGGCAAAAGAAGGAATGTCTCTGGATGTTGTTTCGGGAGGAGAACTTTACACGGCAATTAAGGCTGAGTATCCTAGTGGGAAAATTCATTTTCATGGCAATAATAAATCAGACGATGAAATTATCGCTGGATTAGACTATCAAATAGGCTGCTTTGTTGTAGATAATTTTCATGAATTAGATAGATTGAATCAATTTACTACAGAACGCAAACAAAAAATGACTATTTTGATTCGAGTTACACCAGGCGTTGAGGCTCATACTCATGATTATATTTCTACTGGACAAAGTGACTCTAAATTTGGTTTTGATCTTGAAAATGGGCAAGCTAAACAAGCTGCAATTTTGGCAAGCCAAATGCCATTTATCGATGTAATAGGCTTGCATAGTCATATTGGTTCACAAATTTTTGAGCTAGAAGGGTTTAATTTAGCCATTAATAAAATTTTAGATTATTCCAAAAAATGGAAAGACCAATTTGGTTTTAATTTAAAAGTCTTGAATGTTGGTGGAGGATTTGGGATTCAATACACTATTGAAGATAAGCCCATGCTGATTGAAGAGTACATTGACTCTATTATTTCTGAGGTTGAAAGTGTAACAGACACTTTAGGGTTGGAAATGCCTGAAATATGGGTAGAGCCTGGCCGAAGTTTAGTAGGAGATGCAGGGATTACTCTTTATGAAACAGGTTCTCAAAAATCAATTCCTGAAGTTCGTAATTATCTTGCTATTGACGGAGGAATGTCAGACAACATAAGACCTGCATTATATGGGGCAAAGTACACGGGAGTTTTTGCCAATCGTGTAAATGATAAGCCAGATGGACTTTATTCGATAGCTGGAAAGTGTTGCGAATCAGGGGATATGCTAATTTGGGACTTACCACTACCTGGCCCGCAAAAAAAAGACATTTTAGCTGTGTTTAGTACAGGAGCGTATGGATACGCAATGGCAAATAATTACAATCGTATTCCTCGCCCTCCGGTTATATTTGTTGAAAATGGTATTGCTTTTTTGGCTATTCAAAGAGAAAGTTATAGTGATTTAATGAAACTAGAACACTCATTGATATAA
- a CDS encoding GNAT family N-acetyltransferase, which produces MLLDYKNTYEKITMGLLSFIPDFKEVTRLKFELEWYEKEENRKLFLWRGEETQDIIAVIGVEIEGELVLLRHISINPSFRNEGISYKILEALDSQFLDKQVIGTLETAQLIVKWEQEKNKKLHLISTDNNEKED; this is translated from the coding sequence ATGTTACTCGATTATAAAAACACTTATGAAAAAATTACGATGGGCTTACTTTCATTTATACCTGATTTTAAAGAAGTCACTCGTTTGAAGTTCGAACTGGAATGGTATGAAAAGGAAGAAAACCGCAAACTTTTTTTATGGCGAGGAGAAGAAACACAAGACATCATAGCTGTGATAGGGGTAGAAATAGAAGGTGAATTAGTTTTATTGCGACATATTTCTATTAACCCTTCTTTTCGTAATGAAGGAATCAGTTATAAAATATTAGAAGCACTAGATAGTCAATTTCTTGATAAGCAGGTCATTGGAACATTAGAAACAGCCCAGTTAATTGTTAAGTGGGAGCAAGAAAAAAATAAAAAACTACATTTAATTTCCACCGATAACAATGAGAAAGAAGATTAG
- a CDS encoding segregation/condensation protein A, with amino-acid sequence MSEMNIKVAAFEGPLDLLLHLIQRMELDIYDIPIAEVTSQYLNYIKTMKVLKLDVAGDYLIMAATLMAIKSKLLLPKQELVYDDETVDYFEEGHDPREALVEQLLEYQKYKEAAVILKEKEEERNQYYTKEPQNLEYLQKNIPLDPLELTTEDLVVAFNKLLSKRLKKVPLQTRVMAEETTITEKMTSILNQLSLKSQKEGLLFSSLFIEPTKKEMVATLMAMLELIKEKSIIFKQSKKYGEIFIFLVKSNDERC; translated from the coding sequence ATGTCTGAAATGAATATAAAAGTAGCTGCTTTTGAAGGTCCATTAGATTTGTTGCTCCATTTGATCCAACGAATGGAATTAGATATTTATGATATTCCAATCGCAGAAGTTACTTCTCAATATCTTAATTATATCAAAACAATGAAAGTTCTAAAATTAGATGTTGCGGGTGATTACTTAATCATGGCGGCGACTTTAATGGCAATAAAAAGTAAATTACTCTTGCCTAAACAGGAATTAGTTTATGATGATGAAACAGTAGATTATTTTGAAGAAGGCCATGATCCTCGAGAAGCCTTAGTAGAACAGTTGTTGGAATACCAAAAATATAAAGAAGCGGCTGTCATATTAAAAGAAAAAGAAGAAGAACGAAATCAATATTACACTAAGGAACCGCAAAATCTTGAGTATTTACAAAAAAATATTCCTTTAGATCCGTTGGAGCTTACTACCGAAGATTTAGTAGTAGCCTTTAACAAATTATTATCAAAACGGTTAAAGAAAGTACCTCTTCAAACTAGAGTAATGGCAGAAGAGACAACAATTACTGAAAAAATGACATCTATTTTAAATCAATTATCTCTTAAATCCCAAAAAGAAGGGTTACTGTTTTCTAGTCTGTTTATTGAACCAACAAAAAAAGAAATGGTTGCAACCCTTATGGCAATGCTCGAATTGATAAAAGAAAAATCCATTATTTTTAAACAATCTAAAAAATATGGAGAAATTTTTATATTTTTAGTAAAAAGTAATGATGAGAGGTGCTAA
- the scpB gene encoding SMC-Scp complex subunit ScpB, producing the protein MNETAAIETLLFVAGDEGLALNEIAALLICSTQHAYQLLMALQKTYDTCETRGLTLLEVGEHYQLATKKEYAEVIRSYAISPLSTNLSQAALETLAIIAYKQPLTRMEIDEIRGVQTSGALQKLMIRGLIEEKGRIEGPGRAILYGTSHYFLGYFGLKKLSELPELPEMSDVEQNYSEKESDLFFDRFNEHFS; encoded by the coding sequence ATGAATGAAACAGCAGCCATTGAGACGCTACTTTTTGTAGCAGGAGATGAGGGCTTAGCTTTAAATGAGATTGCTGCCCTTTTGATTTGTTCAACGCAGCATGCTTATCAATTATTAATGGCGCTACAAAAAACATATGATACTTGTGAGACTCGTGGCTTAACGTTATTAGAAGTTGGTGAACACTATCAACTGGCAACAAAAAAAGAATATGCCGAAGTAATAAGGTCATATGCTATTTCACCTCTCTCGACTAACTTATCACAAGCGGCATTAGAAACATTAGCGATTATTGCCTATAAACAGCCATTGACGAGAATGGAAATTGATGAGATACGCGGCGTTCAAACAAGTGGTGCGTTACAAAAATTAATGATCAGAGGACTTATCGAAGAAAAAGGTCGTATAGAAGGTCCTGGTCGTGCTATATTGTATGGAACATCTCATTATTTTTTAGGATATTTCGGATTGAAAAAGTTGTCTGAATTACCTGAATTACCCGAAATGTCCGATGTTGAACAAAATTATTCAGAGAAAGAATCAGATTTGTTCTTCGATCGATTTAATGAACATTTTTCATGA
- a CDS encoding pseudouridine synthase, with amino-acid sequence MERLQKVMAHAGIASRRKSEELIVKGHVRVNGKLVTELGVQVGNSDKVEVDGVPIDREEPIYFLLNKPRNMISAVSDDKERRVVTDLFPHVEQRIYPVGRLDYDTTGVLILTNDGELSQMLMHPKFHIDKTYVAKVEGMVDRRSLNKLENGINIEGKKTSPAKAKILSADKDKNVTMVELTIHEGRNQQVKNMFRSIGHPVQKLKRETYGTLNLNGLRPGEWRELKSFEVNQLRNLINENKNEID; translated from the coding sequence ATGGAAAGATTACAAAAAGTAATGGCACATGCAGGGATAGCGTCTAGAAGAAAGTCTGAAGAACTAATTGTCAAAGGTCATGTAAGAGTGAATGGGAAACTGGTAACAGAATTAGGTGTTCAAGTGGGAAACTCTGATAAAGTAGAAGTTGATGGTGTCCCTATCGATCGTGAAGAACCGATTTATTTTTTACTAAATAAACCTAGAAATATGATATCAGCAGTATCTGATGATAAGGAAAGACGCGTTGTAACTGATCTATTCCCTCATGTAGAACAACGGATATATCCAGTTGGCCGATTAGATTACGACACAACTGGTGTCCTTATTTTAACGAATGATGGAGAGCTTTCACAAATGTTAATGCACCCTAAGTTCCATATCGATAAGACATATGTAGCCAAAGTTGAAGGTATGGTAGATAGACGTTCATTAAATAAATTAGAGAATGGAATTAATATTGAAGGCAAAAAAACTTCGCCAGCTAAAGCGAAAATACTATCGGCGGATAAAGATAAAAATGTAACGATGGTTGAATTAACCATTCATGAAGGAAGAAACCAGCAAGTAAAAAATATGTTTAGATCTATTGGACATCCAGTGCAAAAACTTAAAAGAGAAACATATGGAACGTTGAATTTAAATGGTCTGCGTCCAGGAGAATGGCGTGAGCTCAAATCATTTGAAGTGAATCAACTACGTAATTTAATAAATGAAAATAAAAATGAAATAGACTAA
- a CDS encoding response regulator transcription factor, whose amino-acid sequence MENEILNLLVVDDEERIRRLLKMYLEKENYNITEADDGEKALNLALENDYDLILLDLMLPKMDGIEVAEKLREYKNTPIMMLTAKGEEGNRIQGFEAGADDYIVKPFSPREVVLRVSAVLKRTHIEKEQEEINPDLIVTSNIEIDNQSHRVLADGKPVNLTPKEYDLLLYLIQSPNQIFGREQLLREVWKYEFFGDLRTVDTHIKRLREKLTKQSEAAAKMIVTVWGLGYKFNSYSEEKK is encoded by the coding sequence TTGGAAAACGAGATACTTAATTTATTGGTTGTTGATGACGAAGAACGCATTCGACGTTTACTAAAGATGTATTTAGAAAAAGAAAATTACAACATAACTGAAGCAGATGATGGAGAAAAAGCTTTGAATTTAGCATTGGAGAATGACTATGATTTAATTCTGTTAGATCTCATGCTACCTAAGATGGATGGCATCGAGGTTGCAGAAAAGTTACGAGAGTATAAAAACACCCCAATTATGATGCTAACAGCTAAAGGCGAAGAAGGTAATCGAATCCAGGGATTTGAAGCAGGTGCAGATGATTACATCGTAAAACCTTTTAGTCCTAGAGAAGTTGTTTTGCGTGTTTCTGCTGTATTAAAAAGAACTCATATTGAAAAAGAACAAGAAGAGATAAATCCAGATTTAATTGTTACGTCTAATATTGAAATTGACAATCAATCACATCGTGTATTAGCAGATGGTAAGCCGGTTAACCTGACTCCCAAAGAATACGATCTCTTATTGTATTTGATTCAATCGCCCAATCAAATTTTTGGAAGAGAACAACTATTGCGAGAAGTGTGGAAGTATGAATTTTTTGGAGACTTAAGAACTGTCGATACACATATTAAACGGTTGCGAGAAAAATTAACTAAGCAGTCAGAAGCCGCTGCAAAAATGATTGTAACGGTTTGGGGATTAGGTTATAAATTTAATTCTTATTCCGAAGAAAAAAAGTAG
- a CDS encoding sensor histidine kinase has product MNKSNSLVIRIWLIAMLILGFCFISTTELYGHLYQKNIQIKYISDYEKMIQSIERQLENDPNVTIENIGELKAHDSHLFMSIDIEGEPVSNFSKEATTFFSTYKQELLTDAEIKKAFINKEDTQIISEMVLTNNKNSLFIFKIKNMLIDGKKAVLYTVVDLSFLNETDQKMDTWIVALFSFYGLLAVLFFYYLQKYLGKPLNELRDITFDYAKNDFTQKAAVNYKDELSQLALAMNKMRKSLETTGTATRQEKELLENIVASISTGILYYNQDKTLLMSNPLGEEFLRNWYTSQNIEEYQLPEFLETKIDEVIKESEKVVHDTVVNDFYFQLSFVPLFDEDMKNVRGVLVSLKDLTKERRLDKMRVDFINNISHELRTPLVMIQGYSEAIIDDIAETTEEKHEMAGIISDETKRMNRLVNEMLDLSRMEAGYIDLIIEDVKLEDFLKNVLSRFKRIAKKSNVQLSLKIDPDIQSYPMDTDRMTQVFVNLIHNAIYHTSTTHREDAKVEIRIQLDKIIDEIQMDVVDNGPGILEEDIPYIFDRFYKADKSRVSNKSNSVGTGIGLSIVKNIVEEHGGYIEVTSLLNERTTFRIHFPYLENAKDAKEL; this is encoded by the coding sequence ATGAATAAATCAAACAGCCTTGTTATTCGAATTTGGTTGATTGCTATGTTGATTCTCGGTTTTTGTTTTATCTCCACGACAGAACTTTATGGCCATTTGTATCAAAAAAATATACAAATAAAATATATCTCGGACTATGAGAAAATGATTCAATCCATTGAAAGACAGTTAGAAAATGACCCAAATGTGACCATTGAAAATATTGGGGAATTGAAAGCGCATGATTCTCATTTATTTATGTCTATTGACATAGAAGGAGAACCCGTTTCTAATTTTTCTAAAGAGGCAACAACTTTTTTTTCCACCTATAAACAAGAGTTGCTGACTGATGCAGAAATAAAAAAAGCGTTTATCAATAAAGAAGATACACAAATTATTAGTGAGATGGTTCTTACTAATAATAAAAATAGCTTATTCATTTTTAAAATCAAAAATATGTTAATAGATGGAAAAAAAGCTGTTCTCTACACAGTTGTAGACTTGTCATTCTTAAATGAAACGGACCAAAAAATGGATACATGGATCGTAGCGCTATTTTCTTTTTATGGACTATTAGCTGTACTATTTTTTTATTATTTACAAAAATATCTAGGCAAACCTTTAAATGAGTTAAGAGATATTACCTTTGATTATGCAAAGAATGACTTCACTCAAAAAGCTGCAGTTAATTATAAAGATGAGTTATCACAATTAGCTTTAGCCATGAACAAGATGAGGAAATCTTTAGAGACAACGGGAACAGCGACAAGACAAGAAAAAGAATTATTAGAAAACATCGTTGCATCCATTTCAACTGGAATACTGTACTACAATCAAGACAAAACACTCTTGATGTCTAATCCTTTAGGAGAAGAATTCTTGCGCAATTGGTATACTTCACAAAATATCGAAGAATATCAATTGCCAGAATTTTTGGAAACTAAAATTGATGAAGTTATCAAAGAATCTGAAAAAGTTGTTCATGATACAGTGGTAAACGATTTTTATTTTCAACTATCATTTGTGCCTTTATTTGATGAAGACATGAAAAATGTACGTGGTGTTTTAGTTTCGTTGAAAGATTTGACAAAAGAAAGACGCTTGGATAAAATGAGAGTTGATTTTATTAATAATATTTCTCATGAATTACGAACACCTTTGGTTATGATTCAAGGTTATAGTGAAGCTATTATTGACGATATAGCTGAAACTACTGAGGAAAAACACGAAATGGCGGGCATCATTAGTGATGAAACAAAACGAATGAATCGTCTTGTTAATGAGATGCTTGATTTGTCTCGGATGGAAGCTGGTTATATTGATTTGATTATTGAAGATGTTAAGTTAGAAGATTTTTTGAAAAATGTTCTATCCCGCTTTAAAAGAATCGCTAAAAAAAGCAATGTGCAATTATCATTGAAAATTGATCCAGATATTCAATCTTATCCGATGGATACAGATAGAATGACTCAAGTGTTTGTCAATTTGATTCATAATGCTATTTATCATACTTCAACGACCCATCGAGAAGATGCGAAGGTAGAAATTCGAATTCAGCTAGATAAAATCATAGATGAAATTCAAATGGATGTCGTTGATAACGGTCCAGGTATTTTAGAGGAAGATATTCCTTATATTTTTGATCGATTTTATAAAGCGGATAAATCTCGTGTAAGCAATAAATCTAATAGTGTTGGAACCGGAATCGGATTGTCAATAGTCAAGAACATTGTCGAAGAGCACGGTGGATATATTGAAGTCACTAGTTTGCTGAATGAAAGAACTACTTTTAGGATTCACTTCCCGTATTTAGAGAATGCAAAAGATGCTAAGGAATTGTAA
- a CDS encoding ECF transporter S component — translation MQNYNTRKLVGVSMLAAVAFVLMFFAFPIIPGVTFLKIDFSDIPVLLGMFLYGPVAGIAVAVIRTILHYVQTGGDAGYPIGDIASLIATVAYSLPIYYVMRNKTESAKNVLLANVLGTVSLTTILSVLNAYVLIPLYFLVLNFSVGPIQKYIFYGVIPFNLIKGIVVSTVFIALYKKLKPWIIQNQLIELTYSKYTTTEKK, via the coding sequence ATGCAAAATTATAATACAAGAAAATTAGTTGGGGTTTCCATGCTTGCTGCGGTTGCGTTCGTACTAATGTTTTTTGCTTTTCCAATTATACCGGGAGTTACTTTTCTGAAAATTGATTTCAGTGATATCCCTGTCTTGCTAGGTATGTTTTTATATGGACCGGTAGCAGGAATAGCAGTAGCTGTAATTCGAACGATTCTTCACTATGTGCAAACAGGAGGAGACGCAGGGTATCCAATAGGGGATATAGCTAGTTTAATAGCCACTGTAGCTTATTCTTTACCTATTTACTACGTTATGAGAAATAAGACGGAAAGCGCTAAGAATGTTCTATTGGCTAATGTTTTAGGTACAGTATCATTGACCACAATACTATCCGTGTTAAATGCTTATGTGCTCATTCCACTTTATTTTTTAGTACTGAATTTCAGTGTCGGACCCATACAAAAATATATTTTTTACGGCGTCATTCCTTTTAATTTAATTAAAGGAATTGTAGTCAGTACAGTTTTCATCGCTTTATATAAAAAGTTGAAACCTTGGATAATACAAAATCAACTTATTGAACTAACTTATTCCAAATATACAACAACAGAAAAAAAATAA
- a CDS encoding helix-turn-helix domain-containing protein, translated as MESLSYLDYFYLSLFSQAHSKKSSTIYHILTGKKTASILYSAEKYQLTHFFSLFPKLNRVEFNNSIKKMTNLNYLLLSEEKEDYYLSTSGEKNYYDYFVDHYYPKQLNQLQNGLALIHFWRTLTLVTQVLSEIRYKNKHYVPIEKEWEKQIWLKKWLKKNGENKQELAIEFGKEWILILDKLPLLNAEIVAVNLSGHENTGKTQKQQAEKYKKESVEVNLLLLDSLALIGKIMKQHQEKMPLFFSIYKEMLHTYDGTTKSTAITRQYLSKGYSLEKIAKLRQLKSSTVNEHVIEISIMDPSFNLSTVLPIDKLEEIKQLLKEMPTITYQEIIRIKPEALFLWYRLAQIERNRDSD; from the coding sequence GTGGAAAGTTTATCATATCTTGATTATTTTTATTTATCTTTATTTTCACAAGCCCACTCAAAAAAATCTTCTACGATTTATCATATACTTACCGGTAAAAAAACAGCTTCTATTCTTTATAGTGCTGAAAAATACCAATTAACTCATTTTTTCTCCTTATTTCCAAAATTAAATCGAGTTGAATTTAATAATAGCATAAAAAAAATGACTAATTTGAACTATCTTTTATTATCAGAAGAAAAAGAAGACTATTATTTATCAACTAGCGGGGAAAAGAATTATTACGATTATTTTGTCGATCATTATTATCCTAAACAGTTAAATCAGCTACAAAATGGACTCGCTCTTATCCATTTTTGGCGTACGCTTACATTAGTTACACAGGTTCTTTCTGAAATTAGGTATAAAAACAAACATTATGTACCGATAGAAAAAGAATGGGAAAAACAAATTTGGCTCAAAAAATGGCTCAAAAAAAATGGCGAAAATAAACAAGAATTAGCTATAGAATTTGGAAAAGAGTGGATTCTAATTTTGGATAAACTACCTTTATTAAATGCAGAAATAGTAGCAGTTAATCTATCTGGTCATGAGAATACTGGTAAGACTCAAAAACAACAAGCAGAAAAGTATAAGAAAGAGTCTGTTGAAGTCAATTTACTATTGTTAGATTCTCTAGCTTTGATTGGAAAAATAATGAAGCAACATCAAGAAAAAATGCCTTTGTTTTTTTCTATTTACAAAGAAATGCTTCACACTTATGATGGAACCACAAAAAGTACAGCGATTACTAGACAGTATCTATCAAAGGGTTATTCGCTTGAAAAAATTGCAAAGCTTCGTCAACTTAAATCAAGTACGGTTAATGAACATGTTATTGAGATAAGTATTATGGATCCTTCATTTAATCTTTCTACTGTTTTACCGATAGACAAGCTTGAAGAAATTAAGCAACTCTTGAAAGAAATGCCGACTATTACGTATCAAGAAATAATCAGAATAAAGCCGGAAGCTCTATTTTTATGGTACCGTCTAGCTCAAATAGAAAGGAATCGGGATAGTGACTAA
- a CDS encoding RecQ family ATP-dependent DNA helicase translates to MTNQEKIKSILLKQFGYTHFRKGQEEAILAALAGKDTLVMLPTGTGKSVCYQITGYSLEGIVIIVSPLLSLMQDQVDQMKLLGEKRVTAINSLMSSEERRWVLSRLNEYKFIFLSPEMLQQNYVLAKLKTMEISMMTIDEAHCISQWGMDFRLEYLGLGTVRKELGYPLTMALTATATERVREEILTSLCLEQNNTAQILYSVDRPNIALKTINCHQDKDERLLKEIKSLSKPGIIYFSSKKKADRIALWLKEETGYTVESYHSDIINEDKIKIQQQFIQNEIDIICATSAFGMGINKENIRFVIHYHMPANVESYLQEIGRCGRDGQESIAILLYQAGDQFLQKRLQEQSLPNTAMLEYAYRHGKVFEGSSSETQQQMIENYLSSGTTIEQAKSQILGRVLQKDRQLDYMMQYSQTTDCKRKYLLHYFNEKLTEKPIHCCSSCGFNDDFYDSIQEKDTSTHFYESKNWKEKITKLFLLENK, encoded by the coding sequence GTGACTAATCAAGAAAAAATTAAAAGTATTCTTCTCAAACAGTTCGGCTATACTCATTTTCGTAAGGGACAAGAAGAAGCTATTTTAGCAGCCTTAGCTGGAAAAGATACGCTTGTTATGTTGCCAACAGGTACGGGTAAGTCCGTTTGTTACCAAATAACGGGTTACAGCTTAGAGGGTATCGTTATTATTGTCTCGCCCTTGTTATCATTGATGCAAGATCAAGTCGATCAAATGAAATTACTGGGAGAAAAAAGAGTTACAGCAATAAATAGTTTGATGAGCAGTGAAGAAAGAAGATGGGTATTATCTCGTTTAAATGAATATAAATTTATATTCTTATCACCAGAAATGTTGCAGCAAAATTATGTATTAGCCAAACTTAAAACGATGGAAATTAGCATGATGACCATTGACGAAGCTCACTGTATTTCGCAATGGGGGATGGATTTTCGCTTGGAGTACCTAGGGTTAGGAACGGTTCGAAAAGAATTAGGCTATCCATTAACGATGGCTTTAACAGCGACAGCTACTGAAAGGGTTCGCGAAGAAATTTTAACGTCGCTATGTTTAGAGCAAAATAACACAGCACAAATTCTTTATTCGGTTGACCGTCCAAATATTGCCTTAAAGACAATAAACTGTCATCAGGATAAAGATGAGCGATTGTTAAAAGAAATAAAAAGTTTATCCAAACCAGGTATCATTTATTTTTCTAGTAAGAAAAAAGCGGATAGGATTGCTTTGTGGTTAAAAGAAGAAACAGGATACACTGTTGAAAGCTACCATTCTGATATTATCAATGAAGATAAAATCAAAATACAACAACAGTTTATACAAAATGAAATAGACATTATTTGTGCGACCAGTGCTTTTGGGATGGGAATCAATAAAGAAAATATTCGGTTTGTTATTCATTATCATATGCCAGCTAATGTTGAATCTTATTTACAAGAAATTGGAAGATGTGGGCGAGACGGGCAAGAAAGTATAGCAATATTACTTTATCAAGCAGGCGATCAATTTCTTCAAAAACGGTTACAAGAACAGAGTTTACCAAATACAGCTATGTTAGAGTATGCCTATCGTCATGGAAAAGTATTTGAAGGAAGTTCTAGTGAGACTCAACAACAAATGATTGAAAATTATCTTTCTTCAGGTACGACGATAGAGCAAGCTAAATCTCAGATACTTGGAAGAGTACTCCAAAAAGATCGACAATTAGATTATATGATGCAATATAGTCAAACAACAGATTGTAAAAGAAAGTATCTTTTACACTATTTTAATGAAAAATTAACTGAAAAACCAATTCATTGTTGTTCAAGTTGTGGCTTTAATGATGATTTTTATGACAGTATACAAGAGAAAGACACGTCAACTCATTTTTATGAATCAAAAAATTGGAAAGAAAAAATAACAAAACTGTTTTTGTTAGAGAATAAGTAA
- a CDS encoding LysM peptidoglycan-binding domain-containing protein → MAKKNSKKNQDKEIWSRKFETNDDNENNKYSRAARKKAEGGISPILTSLFIFLALLIILPTATYLWFMNERSDAEEFKPDSDKITITQNSSSKESSSEKQDSSSEKTSVSVSEETSTLEIPAKSESKVEDEVIEEVPEQSVPKEEEAPETAVVSETEIEKPALEETGNTYTVVAGDNLYRIALNHGMTTDELKTINGISGNDVAAGTVLKVK, encoded by the coding sequence ATGGCTAAAAAAAATTCTAAAAAGAATCAAGATAAAGAAATCTGGTCACGCAAATTTGAAACTAACGATGATAATGAAAACAATAAATATTCAAGAGCTGCTCGAAAAAAAGCTGAAGGAGGAATTTCTCCAATATTAACGTCTCTTTTTATTTTTTTAGCACTGTTGATTATATTGCCAACAGCTACCTATCTTTGGTTTATGAACGAGCGCAGTGATGCGGAAGAGTTTAAACCAGATAGCGATAAAATAACCATTACGCAAAATAGTAGCAGTAAAGAATCTAGTTCTGAAAAACAAGATTCTTCTTCTGAAAAAACTTCAGTATCCGTATCAGAAGAAACTAGTACTCTAGAGATTCCAGCTAAATCAGAATCCAAAGTTGAAGATGAAGTAATTGAAGAGGTACCAGAACAATCCGTTCCAAAAGAAGAAGAAGCACCAGAGACAGCAGTAGTTTCAGAAACTGAAATCGAAAAACCAGCTTTAGAAGAAACCGGTAATACGTATACAGTAGTTGCAGGAGATAACCTTTATCGGATTGCCTTGAACCATGGAATGACAACAGACGAATTGAAAACAATAAATGGTATATCTGGTAACGATGTCGCTGCCGGGACAGTATTGAAAGTAAAATAA